In the genome of Lacerta agilis isolate rLacAgi1 chromosome 2, rLacAgi1.pri, whole genome shotgun sequence, one region contains:
- the LOC117042273 gene encoding oocyte zinc finger protein XlCOF6-like has product QRTHTGEKPFKCMECGKSFSDSGKCRIHQRTHTGEKPFKCMVCGKSFSHNGTLRNHQRNHTGEKPFKCMECGKSFINSGTLRIHERTHTGEKPFTCMECGKSFTDSGTLRIHQRTHTGEKPFKCMECGKSFTDRGQLRIHQRTHTGEKPFKCMECGKSFTDRRQLRIHQRTHTGEKPFKCMECGKSFSQSGHLRIHQRSHTGEKPFKCMECGKYFSQSAHLKSHQRTHTGEKPFKCMECGKYFSQSGNLRRHKQTHTHEKPFKCMECGKGFSTSGTLRLHQRTHTGEKPFKCMECGKSFSQSGHLRTHQRTHTGEKPFKCMECGKSFTYSGDLRIHQRTHTGEKPFKCMECGKSFSQSGHLRIHQRSHTGEKPFKCMECGKRFTNSGALRIHQRTHKGEKPFKCMECGNCFTRSRNLRIHQRIHTGEKLFKCMECGKRFTNSGTLRLHQRNHTGEKPFKCMECGKSFSQSGHLRIHQRTHTGEKPFKCMECGKSYSQSGHLRIHQRTHTGEKPFKCMECGKSYSQSGHLRIHQRTHTGEKSFKCMECEKSFSQSGDLRIHQRTHTGEKPFKCMECGKSFTDSGALRKHQWTHTGEKPFKCMECGRSFSTSGVLTKHQQTHTGEKP; this is encoded by the exons caaaggacacacacaggagagaaaccatttaaatgcatggagtgtgggaagagcttcagtgacagtggaaaatgtagaattcatcaacggactcacacgggggagaaaccatttaaatgcatggtgtgtggaaagagcttcagccacaaTGGAACCCTTAGAAATCACCAACGGaatcacacaggggagaaaccgtttaaatgcatggagtgtgggaagagcttcattaacagtggaacacttagaatacatgaacggactcacacaggggagaaaccatttacatgcatggagtgtgggaagagcttcactgatagtggaacacttagaattcatcaacggactcacacaggtgagaaaccatttaaatgcatggagtgcggaaagagcttcactgataggggacaacttagaattcatcaacggactcacacaggtgagaaaccatttaaatgcatggagtgcggaaagagcttcactgataggagacaacttagaattcatcaacggactcacacaggtgagaaaccatttaaat gtatggagtgtggaaagagcttcagtcagagtggacaccttagaattcatcaacggagtcacacaggtgagaaaccatttaaatgtatggaatgtggaaagtacTTCAGTCAGAGTGCACACCTTAAAagtcatcaacggactcacacgggggagaaaccatttaaatgtatggagtgtggaaagtacttcagtcagagtggaaaccttagaagaCATAAACAGACTCACACAcatgagaaaccatttaaatgtatggagtgtggaaagggcttcagtacTAGTGGAACACTAAGactacatcaacggactcacacaggggagaaaccatttaaatgtatggagtgtggaaagagcttcagtcagagtggacaccttagaacacatcaacggactcacactg gggagaaaccatttaaatgtatggagtgtggaaagagcttcacttatagtggagaccttagaattcatcaacggactcacacaggggagaaaccatttaaatgtatggagtgtggaaagagcttcagtcagagtggacaccttagaattcatcaacggagtcacacaggtgagaaaccattcaaatgtatggagtgtggaaagagattcactaatagtggagcccttagaattcatcaacggactcacaaaggggagaaaccatttaaatgcatggagtgtggaaattgCTTCACTAGGAGTAGAaatcttagaattcatcaacggattcacacaggagagaaactatttaaatgtatggagtgtggaaagagattcactaATAGTGGAACACTAAGACTACATCAACGTaatcacacaggggagaaaccatttaaatgtatggagtgtggaaagagcttcagtcagagtggacaccttagaattcatcaacggactcacacaggtgaaaaaccatttaaatgtatggagtgtggaaagagctacagtcagagtggacaccttagaattcatcaacggactcacacaggtgaaaaaccatttaaatgtatggagtgtggaaagagctacagtcagagtggacaccttagaattcatcaacggactcacacaggtgaaaaatcatttaaatgtatggagtgtgaaaagagcttcagtcagagtggagaccttagaattcatcaacgcactcacacaggtgagaaaccatttaaatgtatggagtgtggaaagagcttcactgatagtggagcccttagaaaacatcaatggactcacacaggtgagaaaccatttaaatgtatggagtgtggaaggagTTTCAGTACAAGTGGAGttcttacaaaacatcaacaaactcatacaggggagaaaccatga
- the LOC117042269 gene encoding oocyte zinc finger protein XlCOF6-like, protein MECGKYFSQSAHLKSHQRTHTGEKPFKCMECGKYFSQSGNLRRHKQTHTHEKPFKCMECGKGFSTSGTLRLHQRTHTGEKPFKCMECGKSFSQSGHLRTHQRTHTGEKRLKCIECGKRFTNSGALRIHQRTHTGEKPFKCMECGKSFTYSGDLRIHQRTHTGEKPFKCMECGKSFSQSGHLRIHQRSHTGEKPFKCMECGKRFTNSGALRIHQRTHKGEKPFKCMECGNCFTRSRNLRIHQRIHTGEKLFKCMECGKRFTNSGTLRLHQRNHTGEKPFKCMECGKSFSQSGHLRIHQRTHTGEKPFKCMECGKSYSQSGHLRIHQRTHTGEKPFKCMECGKSYSQSGHLRIHQRTHTGEKSFKCMECEKSFSQSGHLRIHQRTHTGEKPFKCMECGKSFTYSGDLRIHQRTHTGEKPFKCMECGKSFTDSGALRKHQWTHTGEKPFKCMECGKSFTYSGDLRIHQRTHTGEKPFKCTECGKSFIHSGTLRIHQRTHTGEKPFKCMECGKSFNENGKLRIHQRIHTGEKPFKCMECGKSFNESGKLRIHQRTHTGEKPFKCMECGKCFSQSGDLRNHQRIHTGEKPFKCMECGKCFSRSGDLRNHQRTHMGEKPFKCMECGKCFSQSGDLRNHQWIHTGEKPFKCMECGKGFSQSGHLRIHERTHTGEKPFKCMECGKGFSQSGHLRIHQRTHTGEKAFKCMECGKSFSQSGNLRIHQRTHTGEKAFKCMECGKSFIQSGDLRIHQRTHTGEKPFKCMECGKSFIQSVHLRIHQRTHTGEKPFKCMECGKSFSHSGNLNAHHQTHTGEKPFKCMECGCSFNTSRVLTKHQQTHTGEKPYKC, encoded by the exons atggaatgtggaaagtacTTCAGTCAGAGTGCACACCTTAAAagtcatcaacggactcacacgggggagaaaccatttaaatgtatggagtgtggaaagtacttcagtcagagtggaaaccttagaagaCATAAACAGACTCACACAcatgagaaaccatttaaatgtatggagtgtggaaagggcttcagtacTAGTGGAACACTGAGactacatcaacggactcacacaggggagaaaccatttaaatgtatggagtgtggaaagagcttcagtcagagtggacaccttagaacacatcaacggactcacactggTGAGAAACGATTGaaatgtattgagtgtggaaagagattcactaatagtggagcccttagaattcatcaacggactcacacaggggagaaaccatttaaatgtatggagtgtggaaagagcttcacttatagtggagaccttagaattcatcaacggactcacacaggggagaaaccatttaaatgtatggagtgtggaaagagcttcagtcagagtggacaccttagaattcatcaacggagtcacacaggtgagaaaccattcaaatgtatggagtgtggaaagagattcactaatagtggagcccttagaattcatcaacggactcacaaaggggagaaaccatttaaatgcatggagtgtggaaattgCTTCACTAGGAGTAGAaatcttagaattcatcaacggattcacacaggagagaaactatttaaatgtatggagtgtggaaagagattcactaATAGTGGAACACTAAGACTACATCAACGTaatcacacaggggagaaaccatttaaatgtatggagtgtggaaagagcttcagtcagagtggacaccttagaattcatcaacggactcacacaggtgaaaaaccatttaaatgtatggagtgtggaaagagctacagtcagagtggacaccttagaattcatcaacggactcacacaggtgaaaaaccatttaaatgtatggagtgtggaaagagctacagtcagagtggacaccttagaattcatcaacggactcacacaggtgaaaaatcatttaaatgtatggagtgtgaaaagagcttcagtcagagtggacaccttagaattcatcaacggactcacacaggtgaaaaaccatttaaatgtatggagtgtggaaagagcttcacttatagtggagaccttagaattcatcaacgcactcacacaggtgagaaaccatttaaatgtatggagtgtggaaagagcttcactgatagtggagcccttagaaaacatcaatggactcacacaggtgagaaaccatttaaatgtatggagtgtggaaagagcttcacttatagtggagaccttagaattcatcaacgcactcacacag gagagaaaccatttaaatgtactgagtgtggaaagagcttcattcacagtggaacacttagaattcatcaacggactcacacaggtgagaaaccatttaaatgtatggagtgtggaaaaagcttcaatgAGAAtggaaaacttagaattcatcaacggattcacacaggtgagaaaccatttaaatgtatggagtgtggaaagagcttcaatgagagtggaaaacttagaattcatcaacggactcacacaggtgagaaaccatttaaatgtatggagtgtggaaagtgcttcagtcagagtggagaccttagaaaccatcaacggattcacacaggagagaaaccatttaaatgtatggagtgtggaaagtgcttcagtcggagtggagaccttagaaaccatcaacggactcacatgggggagaaaccatttaaatgtatggagtgtggaaagtgcttcagtcagagtggagaccttagaaaccatcaatggattcacacaggagagaaaccatttaaatgtatggagtgtggaaagggcttcagtcagagtggacaccttagaattcatgaacggactcacacaggtgagaaaccattcaaatgtatggagtgtggaaagggcttcagtcagagtggacaccttagaattcatcaacggactcacacaggtgagaaagcatttaaatgtatggagtgtgggaagagcttcagtcaaagtggaaaccttagaattcatcaacggactcacacaggggagaaagcatttaaatgtatggagtgtgggaagagcttcattcagagtggagaccttagaattcatcaacggactcacacaggggagaaaccatttaaatgtatggagtgtgggaagagcttcattcagagtgttcaccttagaattcatcaacggactcacacaggtgagaaaccatttaaatgtatggaatgtggaaagagtttcagtcacaGTGGAAACTTGAACGCACATcatcaaactcacacaggggagaaaccatttaaatgcatggagtgtggatgCAGCTTCAATACAAGCAGAGttcttacaaaacatcaacaaactcatacaggcgagaaaccatataagtgctag